A genomic segment from Bombus affinis isolate iyBomAffi1 chromosome 13, iyBomAffi1.2, whole genome shotgun sequence encodes:
- the LOC126923166 gene encoding uncharacterized protein LOC126923166 isoform X2: MRALNSRRLQPTRTFHLFPRSFLCLLFLLFVLRVGQPRSVSHDEQNQVQPVAKLSPGAKKDDFGEINSMEIAELKPEESTEDIGEICGPLNVNCGDEEHDLVVFEAESRKKRENRKTKKVVDVVGASDEGSSEVLKQEDEEAGVVKKRRRNDVALVGKSEVRESEGIPVGQIGEATDEGIRRFDSQVDADGVAPGPFDARHSNEEYEGSVKAIEPKESEISNAEESRIQDDEKSKQALPDYFRKSGKLEDDDSENENEKEYSDKSADSEERKEFFANREYRSFVEPRGKSKRKSSTVYLNAEEKKISDGEQQSIVDGQIKKLISIRDDALDAQKTDKIDETKVLNSKRQVETDEWLAFNEEKVRSANKGNKQKSGRVEDLHRVRLLTPDVAVYNILQDALESYPNDETLVSYIDPKNDTLKELLTFDQLTILQMAEKFLPQALRREYSDKMFSCVRRFEYFSCVKYFAWPLVKQYFPALPAFPDYQCWYPIADLSPQYPIFPFPSFSEEIGELPEVVDADGTRTRKPRPEALIIQVLQNTLKEQPRISTSPSFLDQSMDTYITLIPEDQLLTINMAEQLIPISYRPEFVQKTVRCMKEYNYLSCFKYSAWPTVKRFIPTLPDIFSLMPEFQGAGLSSDVGSYVPQLSAYSNLNFYVPVGATTVPKDTEAPAYSSLKNRGTLLRSSDQLETKILEILQKKSNDFIDAARYVIWPTIAKYQPTLSEFPRSEVPDHAKEPVDPQGSSEIEESSINPGLLIQERVVSNVEKEKAAGIFFRDKESRNRVPNVPVISVSGTRFVPIFSELPESVIYNILRSVQLQSIKSTSATSSFTTKNQEFLDLLTVQQANIIGIVDTLLPDSVRPDFVNSMLSCLRTENFLICTRDVVWPTLSLYFPWLPNFPDFGIVSSVRPSGSPSVVSNSTLTESSSSSDTPALSETDVKTGQHGDTTVTITDTRFFPIYNELPETIISNILKAVQFSIPNLPGSPAPVRTQEFSPHLSDHQINIINIAENLLPIPTRLEYIENMKPCIEERNFLQCSRDVTWPTIAKFYPWLPSFPNFGTLQNLPDESSSRAGLIKEAELLEQAEGKIENILSDILGKSPELERSYLNLTDSVSSSLNKRQINIIRLVERAIPDAARQSYVTRMQNCITGYNFLACTNNIIWPILKQYSFSLPDFSSISDLFSQFPGIVQIPPDLPDFGSIASNIPSISQLPGILQIPGISQLSTGFPTLSTQPGELAARSDSQNSQSDTRAEAQEGNSKGDPTITPSVDNDGAVPGYANQPPGILIDISNEKVDSSDTGREAATIDSKSSEEVKRRQRRSTIDVLGSYYDNEEADTADSLASSKSSTLALPNITESEYLRLLIKMKENLRFSNANPSKSEQYLADKLNSTMRNSLTADQYEILKIIQDLEDRPSSKGLTQQVIQCLLSLSFIRCLGIFVWPLVVSNLPSLPGLPSLPSFGILGRNLDTDSQVRNFFGMSTTDFEQKLLERKESIESFLLDWYRKLAEDKFQTDVGYLKIKGYGNNQLGISFSGFREGRGAKLKDNKNLPSILTIISDIMEEVLDQRPEGDRAKKDKEKRERSIKGSRETDIQFLKNSEEIVDIKRSIDDDEIITLFLDRIRPNDSEVENDDTKYTSDDAYDAFGVLFGTKLHDKLAGEIESLDAELRMEKAENGPIEPIREVDIVSLESEKDSDESKVLPTKSQVAYDFEKESSRDQEERQRRKRAKNFFKSFLEKYSDRRSKDDSNAESFDNVGDNKIIEEYEKDAKSTLVVQLPRLHEEVVSRKVTNSMIHMGKAFKTKMTQMMPGFGLVLSFLLQMALAHARATASMAGMISNMALGTAMFGMIRDSFFGSSGHPKIKYVYDNDKNGPGISWPTQYESGSRYYG, translated from the exons ATGAGAGCACTCAACTCGCGACGCCTACAGCCAACAAGGACCTTCCATCTCTTCCCTCGATCTTTCCTCTGTCTGCTGTTTCTCCTGTTCGTTCTCCGCGTTGGCCAACCACGCAGTGTATCGCACGATGAACAGAACCAGGTTCAACCAGTTGCCAAACTTTCGCCGGGCGCGAAGAAAGACGACTTTGGTGAAATAAATTCGATGGAGATCGCCGAGCTCAAGCCCGAAGAATCGACGGAGGACATTGGAGAAATTTGTGGACCGCTGAACGTAAACTGTGGCGATGAGGAACACGATCTCGTAGTGTTCGAAGCAGAGTCGAGGAAGAAAAGGGAGAATCGGAAGACGAAGAAGGTGGTGGACGTGGTTGGAGCGAGTGACGAGGGTAGCAGCGAGGTGTTAAAACAGGAAGACGAGGAAGCTGGTGTGGTgaaaaagcgtagaagaaacGACGTTGCTTTGGTCGGTAAATCCGAGGTTCGAGAAAGCGAAGGGATTCCAGTTGGACAGATCGGGGAAGCTACGGACGAGGGAATCAGGAGATTCGATTCGCAAGTGGATGCCGATGGCGTTGCACCTGGCCCGTTCGACGCACGCCACAGTAACGAAGAGTACGAAGGCTCTGTAAAAGCGATCGAGCCTAAAGAATCGGAGATATCCAATGCCGAGGAGAGTCGCATCCAGGATGATGAAAAATCGAAACAAGCGCTTCCCGATTACTTTCGAAAATCGGGAAAGCTCGAAGACGACGACAGCGAAAACGAAAACGAAAAGGAATACTCGGACAAGAGTGCAGACTCCGAAGAAAGGAAAGAGTTTTTCGCGAATAGAGAATACAGATCATTCGTCGAGCCTCGAGGTAAATCGAAACGTAAGAGTTCCACCGTTTACTTGAACGCGGAGGAGAAGAAGATATCCGATGGGGAACAGCAATCGATCGTCGATGGACAGATAAAGAAGTTAATATCGATTCGCGACGACGCGCTGGACGCTCAGAAGACCGACAAGATAGACGAGACCAAAGTCTTAAATTCTAAACGGCAGGTTGAGACGGACGAGTGGCTTGCCTTTAACGAGGAGAAGGTTCGGAGCGCGAACAAG GGTAACAAGCAAAAATCGGGCAGAGTGGAGGATCTTCATCGAGTCAGGCTTCTCACCCCGGACGTCGCGGTGTACAACATCCTGCAAGACGCCCTGGAATCGTATCCCAACGACGAAACGCTGGTCTCTTACATCGATCCGAAAAACGACACTCTGAAGGAATTGCTCACTTTCGATCAGTTGACTATACTCCAGATGGCCGAGAAATTTTTACCTCAAGCCTTACGCCGAGAATATTCCGACAAGATGTTTTCGTGCGTCAGGAGATTCGAATATTTTAGTTGCGTCAAGTACTTTGCGTGGCCTTTGGTCAAACAATACTTCCCAGCGTTGCCCGCTTTTCCAGATTACCAATGTTGGTATCCGATCGCCGATCTGTCCCCGCAGTATCCGATTTTCCCCTTCCCCAGTTTCTCGGAAGAGATCGGCGAGCTGCCAGAAGTGGTGGACGCCGATGGTACCAGAACGAGGAAGCCTAGACCGGAGGCGCTCATCATCCAGGTTCTTCAAAATACGCTAAAGGAACAGCCACGAATATCCACTTCGCCGTCTTTTCTGGATCAATCGATGGATACGTATATAACTCTGATACCCGAGGATCAATTATTAACCATCAACATGGCCGAGCAATTGATCCCAATCTCTTATCGGCCAGAATTTGTCCAGAAGACTGTCAGATGCATGAAGGAGTACAACTATCTCTCTTGTTTCAAATACTCAGCCTGGCCAACGGTCAAACGTTTCATTCCTACTCTTCCGGACATTTTCAGCCTCATGCCGGAGTTTCAAGGTGCAGGACTGTCGTCGGACGTTGGTAGCTACGTTCCACAACTCTCCGCCTATTCCAATCTCAACTTCTACGTGCCTGTCGGAGCAACTACCGTTCCAAAGGATACCGAGGCGCCGGCTTATTCGTCGCTAAAGAATCGAGGAACTTTGTTACGATCTTCCGACCAGTTGGAGACCAAGATCCTGGAGATCCTACAGAAG AAGAGCAACGATTTCATCGACGCCGCCAGATACGTAATATGGCCGACGATCGCAAAGTACCAGCCGACTTTATCCGAATTCCCACGATCCGAGGTTCCCGATCACGCAAAGGAGCCAGTTGATCCGCAAGGATCATCGGAGATCGAGGAAAGCTCGATAAATCCTGGGCTTCTGATACAAGAACGAGTCGTGTCGAACGTGGAAAAAGAAAAGGCGGCGGGTATCTTCTTCAGAGACAAGGAATCGCGAAACAGAGTACCTAACGTACCGGTAATCAGCGTATCGGGCACTAGATTTGTCCCAATATTCTCCGAGCTTCCAGAGTCTGTGATTTATAACATTCTTCGATCGGTTCAACTGCAATCCATCAAATCTACTTCGGCAACTTCCAGTTTCACGACCAAAAACCAGGAATTCCTCGACTTGCTTACCGTGCAACAGGCGAATATCATTGGTATCGTGGATACTTTGCTTCCGGACAGTGTTCGACCCGATTTTGTCAACTCGATGCTTTCGTGCTTACGCACCGAAAACTTTCTCATATGCACCAGGGACGTGGTTTGGCCAACGTTGTCGCTCTATTTTCCCTGGTTGCCTAATTTCCCGGATTTTGGAATCGTAAGCAGCGTACGACCCAGTGGTTCGCCCAGTGTCGTCTCTAATTCCACGCTAACGGAATCTAGCTCTAGTTCCGATACCCCGGCTCTCTCAGAGACCGACGTGAAGACAGGACAGCACGGGGACACCACGGTGACCATAACCGACACCAGATTCTTTCCAATTTACAACGAATTGCCAGAGACTATCATATCCAACATCCTGAAAGCTGTTCAATTTTCTATTCCTAATTTACCTGGTTCCCCAGCTCCGGTAAGAACGCAAGAGTTTTCGCCGCATCTGTCCGACCATCAGatcaatattataaatatcgcgGAGAATTTGTTGCCGATTCCAACGAGGCTCGAATATATCGAGAATATGAAGCCATGCATCGAGGAACGAAACTTCTTGCAATGTAGCAGAGACGTTACTTGGCCAACGATCGCCAAGTTTTATCCATGGCTACCTAGCTTCCCGAATTTCGGTACTCTTCAGAATCTGCCTGACGAGTCGAGTTCTCGAGCTGGTTTGATCAAAGAGGCAGAACTTTTAGAGCAAGCCGAGGGAAAAATAGAGAATATCTTATCCGACATTTTGGGCAAGAGTCCGGAATTGGAGCGATCGTATTTAAATCTAACCGATTCTGTTAGCTCCAGTTTGAACAAGAGACAGATAAATATCATCAGATTGGTGGAAAGAGCAATACCAGACGCGGCTAGACAATCTTACGTCACGCGAATGCAAAATTGCATAACGGGTTACAATTTTCTAGCTTGCACGAATAACATAATCTGGCCAATTCTCAAACAATACAGTTTCTCGTTGCCCGACTTTTCCAGCATCAGCGATTTGTTTTCTCAGTTCCCCGGCATCGTACAGATTCCTCCTGACCTGCCAGACTTTGGATCCATCGCCAGTAATATTCCAAGTATTTCTCAACTACCAGGGATTTTACAGATCCCCGGAATTTCCCAGCTGTCAACCGGGTTTCCCACGTTGTCGACGCAGCCTGGCGAACTCGCGGCACGATCAGACTCGCAAAATTCGCAGAGCGATACGCGCGCAGAAGCCCAGGAGGGCAACTCGAAAGGAGACCCAACGATCACGCCGTCAGTAG ACAATGACGGAGCCGTCCCAGGATACGCAAACCAACCGCCAGGCATCCTCATAGACATCTCCAACGAGAAGGTCGACTCGTCCGATACTGGTAGAGAAGCAGCAACTATCGATTCAAAATCGTCGGAAGAAGTTAAACGTAGACAACGTAGGAGCACCATAGACGTCCTCGGCTCTTATTACGATAACGAAGAAGCGGACACAGCGGATAGCTTGGCGTCTTCGAAATCGTCGACCCTGGCGTTGCCAAACATCACGGAATCCGAGTACCTTCGTTTATTGATCAAAATGAAGGAGAATCTGAGATTTTCCAACGCGAATCCCTCTAAATCGGAACAGTATCTCGCCGACAAGTTGAACTCCACGATGAGAAATTCTTTGACCGCCGACCAGTACGAGATCTTAAAGATTATCCAAGACTTGGAAGATCGACCATCGAGCAAAGGACTTACGCAACAGGTTATACAGTGTCTTCTGAGTCTCAGTTTCATACGATGCTTGGGTATCTTCGTTTGGCCGCTTGTCGTCAGTAATCTGCCTTCTCTTCCCGGTCTTCCGTCTCTACCAAGTTTCGGTATCTTGGGGCGTAACTTGGACACGGACAGTCAGGTGCGCAATTTCTTCGGCATGTCGACGACCGACTTCGAGCAGAAGCTGCTGGAAAGGAAGGAATCGATCGAGAGCTTCTTACTCGACTGGTACAGAAAGCTGGCGGAGGACAAGTTTCAAACGGATGTAGGATATCTCAAGATCAAGGGCTATGGGAATAACCAGCTGGGAATTAGCTTCTCCGGATTCAGAGAAGGTAGAGGAGCGAAACTCAAGGATAACAAGAATCTTCCTAGTATATTGACGATCATAAGCGACATAATGGAGGAAGTTTTGGACCAACGACCCGAAGGTGACAGAGCGAAGAAGGATAAGGAGAAGAGGGAAAGAAGCATAAAAGGTTCGAGAGAAACTGATATTCAGTTCTTGAAGAACAGCGAGGAGATCGTTGATATTAAGAGGTCGATAGACGACGATGAGATTATCACGCTGTTTCTCGACAGGATCAGACCGAACGATTCAGAGGTAGAGAACGACGATACCAAGTATACTTCTGATGACGCGTACGATGCTTTCGGAGTTCTCTTTGGGACGAAATTGCACGACAAACTTGCCGGCGAAATAGAATCCCTCGATGCCGAGCTTAGAATGGAAAAAGCAGAGAACGGTCCGATAGAGCCGATAAGGGAAGTGGACATCGTGTCTTTAGAGTCTGAAAAAGATTCTGACGAGTCGAAGGTTCTACCGACGAAGAGCCAAGTGGCGTACGATTTCGAGAAAGAGTCGTCGCGGGACCAAGAAGAAAGACAAAGAAGGAAACGAGCCAAGAACTTTTTCAAATcttttttagagaaatattcgGACAGACGGTCCAAGGACGACTCGAACGCGGAAAGTTTCGATAACGTCGGGGATAATAAAATCATCGAAGAATATGAGAAAGACGCGAAATCCACTTTGGTCGTTCAACTGCCACGTTTACACGAGGAAGTGGTGTCGAGAAAGGTGACCAATTCGATGATTCACATGGGCAAAGCTTTCAAGACGAAGATGACGCAGATGATGCCAGGATTCGGACTGGTCCTGTCGTTTTTGCTTCAAATGGCACTGGCTCACGCGCGTGCAACCGCGTCAATGGCTGGAATGATCAGCAATATGGCCCTCGGAACGGCTATGTTCGGAATGATTCGAGATTCTTTCTTTGGATCGAGCGGTCATCCAAAAATTAAGTACGTTTACGACAACGATAAGAACGGACCAGGAATCTCTTGGCCTACTCAATACGAATCCGGTTCTCGTTACTACGGATAG